The DNA segment CCGGGTACTTCTTTACGTAGGCATCGAGCGGAACCACATAACCCGCCGCCGCCCAGGCGGCGATGTCCTCATGGCCGCTGCCGATGATGTCCGGGGCCTTGTCCGACTGGGCCGCAAGCACAAACCGCTGCTTGTAGGCGCCCCACGCCTCGCCTCCGCCTGTCGTGAAGGTCGCGTCCAGCTTGACCTGGATCGCAGAGCCTTCTGCCGCCAACTGCTTGTTTAGTGCGTCTACGGCACTAAGCAGGTTATCCCGTCGGTAATACGACGGTTCATCGGGGCCAATGGTCCAAGCCGTCATTTGGATTGTCTGACCACCGGCGGCAAGTGTCAGGCCGGTATGCACGATTCCATAGGCGGCCACTAGGGTAATCAATACGAAAACCGATCCGGCGATCCGGCCTCGCATGTCACACGACCCCCTCTCGAGCGCAAGGATCTATAGAATTGAGATTCGTATTTTGGGTTCTTTAGTTACGCTCAGTATACACCTGACAATCCTTCATTTAGAAGGTTCCACCCGATTCGGGATTCGTTTACTTGATGCAGGTAACCTCCTGATGCCAACGTTTAGGCATCGCCGGGAGGTCAATCTTGAGAGGGCTGCTATGTTGAATTCAGCGTGGAGTGTGTGCTTAGGACGCTATCTGCGGTTCGCGCTAATCGAAATGTGGTACCAATCGGCTAGCGCAAAGGGAAGTGAGAGGTCTTATCAGGCCCTGACCCGGCTCTGCAGGACCTTATCGGGCAGGAGTCAGCATCCCCTCGCTTTTAGGGGGTGATCGCCCGACGCACGCCCGAACAAGTGTTAACCTAGCCCTCAAACTGAATTTGCCGTCATAACCGTACGTCGAGGTGCTGGCAGGGGGGGCGGGGGTACCATGCCGCCGTTCCTTTGGGGACGCTGCCCATGCCTAACGACGGTGCTTCGCCCGCTTCATGTTCTGCCAGCGCCCCAGGACGGGCGCGATGGTCAGGACGCCATCAACGGGACCACACTGCCTCGCCGTTACGTGCCCGTTTCTAGGAGGACGGGGACTCGGTTTTGCTCTTCGACTGCGACTTCGGTCGTCGCCGCGGACGCTTCGCCAGTGACTTAGGCGGATTGATCGACGCAACATAGGCCTCATGCCCTGCTTTCCTGAGACGGTCGGTAATCCCCCACGCCACGTGCGCGGCATTGGTGAAGCCGCGTTCCTTGATTATCAGGATGAGATGAGCCTGGAAGGTCATGCGAACTCCCCCTTCTCGTGCGCCGCTGCCCACACACAAACCGGCTGTCGTCACGCCGCCGGCTACTCACGCCTGACGAGAACGCTGACTCTTCCTCTTGCCTTTCGCCTTTGCCCATCGCGCCAGCACCGCACGACGGGCAGCCTCGCTGCGCTCCTCTTTCGTTGCCCGCTGGTGACGAACCAGAGCGGCGTGGCGAGCGATCTTCGATCGCTGCTCGGACGAGAGCTTCCGAAGTCGCATCCTTGCGCCCTTGCGACCGTACGCGGAGAAATCCGGTGGGATCGCCACACACACGAGTATATCACCCTGAGCACGTATTGACCACGAAGGGGCTGAGCACGTATACTCGTGACGAGGCCTTTTTCGAGGTGTGCCCATGCGTGTTGCCCTGTACGCGAGAGTGAGTACCTCCGATAAGGATCAGAACCCGACCACGCAGCTGCTCCCACTTCGGGAGTTCGCGGCGGCGCAGGGATGGACGCTGGCCGGCGAGTTCGTAGACCGCGCCTCTGCCACCGACCTCCGCGGCCGGACCCAATGGCAGGCGGTGCTCCAAGCCGCCTCGAGGCGCAAGACCGATCTCGTCCTCGTGTGGAAACTCGACCGGGCCTTCCGGAGTGTCCTCCACGCCAGCACGACGCTCGAGGACCTGCGCCGGTGGGGCATCGGCCTCCGCTCCTACACCGAGCCGTGGGCGGATACGACGTCCCCGCAGGGCGAGCTCGTGTTCAACCTCCTCGCCACGTTCGCGCAGTTTGAGCGGTCACTGATTGCTGAGCGGGTCAGGGCGGGAATGGCGAGGGCGAAGCAGCAGGGCAAGCGCCTGGGACGGCCTCGAGCCGTGAACGGGGAATGGACGCGGGTTCAGCCATTGATCGAGAACGGCACGATGAGCCGGCGCAAAGCGGCTCGGGTCCTAGGCGTCGGCCGCAGCACGGTCGGTCGGCTGCTGGCCCAAAAAGGTAACGTAAACGACACCTCGAAGGCCCTTGTCTAGCAAGGTGTTCGATGCTAGCAAAGGGCGTCCCGAAAAGATCTCTTTGTGGGCCATGGTGGTCGTTGTGGCAAGGGATGTGGAACATGCCAAGGGTTGCATTTGCGGTCATCTTGGTGCTTCTGCTTGCCCCTCAGCTTGCCTTTAACCCGATTGCACATCCTCGGGATGCACTAGCAGCACCAGCAACTTGCCTGGTCTCAGAAGCTGCTCCCGCAGTGCTGATTGAGGGACCACCCCCATATGGAATTGTCTACACGCCTGACACAAGTTCATGCCTGATCTCTCCCGGCAAAGGTATCGGTCATGTCAGGCTTGGGGGATCGATTAAACGTGCCTTGTCCTACCTGGGCCCCGCCAAAGCGGCTTCACCGGATCCGGATGGAGGGGGTAATAGGTGGCTGTGGTTCGAACCCCCCGAGAACTCAGGCATTGGGGCCTTCGTCTCGCCAAACGGCATCATAGAGCGGATGTGGGCGCAGAACGACACCCGGTACGTTACGCAGGGGGGACTCCATATCGGCTACACCGAGGCGCAGGTCCGGTCGATTCTGGGGGCACCGGATCAGACAGTCGACACGCAGATCAAGACGCGGGAGTTACTGTATGACATCCTAGGGTTGTGGTTCATCATTCAGCTCGATGAGCGATTCGCCTTCTTCAACCACGTGTTCGACATTGGCGTGATGCGCCCGGCCGCCAACCTGTTCGAGTTCTATCTCTTAGGCCCGTGTCGCTATTTAAGAAACGTTCCCTGTACCTGAGCGACGGTTGTGGGGGCAAATGTCAGCGCAGCCTTGAGAGACGTTACCGATCGGCAAGCGCAGGTGCTCGCTGTGCTCCAGACCCACTATCAACAGACAGGGGTTCCGCCGAGCCTTCGGGAGACGGCCGCAGCCCTACAGGTATCTCCTGCCACGGTCCACACCCGACCCGGGCCCACTTCATCAGATCCCGACCGCTCATGCCCCCCATCGCCAGGAGCAGCACCATCGACTGAGTGACCTCGCCAAGCGGGAGCCGCGAACCCCCGTCCCCGTTCGGGGCGTGCCGGATGGTCACCACCTGGGCCCTCCGGTAACACGCCCCGTCCGCTTCGATGATCCCGCTCGAGGTATCGCAGAACCCCGTAATCAGCGCTGTCGTGCTTCCCACCCGAACCACCGCTACGACCCGCAGGTGGAACCCTGGCAGGGCAAATTGCACGATTGAGCCCCCCGGTTGAGGCGGTTTGGAGCAGATTGCCCATTGTGGAGGAGTATATTCCTGCCGGCTGAGTGACCGCAACAGATGGTACCTTCCCAGCCGCCCCGAAACGCCCCGCTACGCCTTGATAAACGCCCCTCAACCGCTCCGACCAAGGGCCCGAGAGGATCTTGACAACCGCTTATGCGAGCCTATGTTTCTGGGCCAATCTGCGGGCTACGGAACGGATGCGGGAATCGCGGCTCTCGAGGTTCTGGCGGATGAGGGAACGGGCGAGTTCGGCCTCCCGGTCACGGAGCGGTTGGAGCATCGTCTGGGTCTGGGCTCGGGCCGCTTCCCGCTCCCTGCGGCGTCTAGCGCGAACGGCCCGCATCACGCATCGATGGGAGCAGAACCGACGGGAGGCGCGTGTCGCGAAGATGGGGGTGCGGCAGACCGCGCACCAGCGCGGAGGGAGTACCTTGCGGGATGACCGGGGGGACGCACTAGGACGACCACTTTGGGCCATTTCCCCCGCGTCGGCGCAGCGCTTGGGATCAACGAGGACCCGAGAGGTTATTCGGATACCTCCCCACGGCCCTCAGAATCGATTCTCGCCGCATGAGGCACCCTCCGAGGGGCGTCAAGCGAGCGGGACGGGGGCGACACGTCCACTACGGGCTTGCTCAGGGGCCTGACCGGACCTTCTGGCAACCGCGAGGGGTCGATGCCGCCGGTTAGGACGACGGTAACATGGGAATTGGTGGGCATCACGGCCTGTGGCTTTCCGAGCAGACGGTCATCGAGCGTCTCCACGACTTTAAGCGCCAGTGCCTGGACAGATAGCCGATCATCGGTCTGCGCTCGCTGGAGGAAGCGACCTCGGATCGCATAACCGCGCACCGCATGTCGCCGCTGAAGGACCGCTGCAAGATCAGGGCTCCACCAGGATTCTTGCTTTTTGGTCAGGGGTCGGCCAAGCTGGGTACTCCGCTCGATGGAGGCGGCCTGAATCTCCGCCAAGGCGAGCCGATCCACCCCCGCCAGTCGCTTCGGTTTACGCTTCGTCATGTTCGGGGGCTCCCCGATTTGCCATTATCCATCAAGGACAAGAGCATGGTAAAGACGGCCCGCATTCCTCGAAACCACCACTCCTGCTCCTCTACGAGATTCGCCGGCGGATCCGGGAACTCGAGATAGAAAGGCGAAAACGTGCGTGTTTCTCCGAGCACGCCGAGGATCGCCATCACTCCGCGCTCGAAAGTGAATATGTCTTCTGCACCCACAGCCAGACGCGCCGCATCTGCGGCTCGCTTCCCGACTTCATCCCACTCGCGCAGCTCAGACTTAGGTCTATTCCCCAAGACAATCAGGTCTACCGCATCCGACCAGCGCCCATTGGCCACCTCGTCACCTCAGCACCGTGTGGCATTCCCGAGAGAGATTCGCCACGCCCATCGTCAATCCAGCACCCCGAGAGAAGGGACCTGCGGGGAGGCATCCTCCCTCCGCGACAAGCATGCTTGCCGGGACTCTCCAACAAGTGCAAAATGAGTGCAAGCGGGGCGGCCGTTACTTTAGGGATCATCGCGCGGGGGCTTGTTTTCCTTGGGTTCTGGCAGGTCGGGGGGTTCAGGGAACGCGAGTTCGAATCTCGCTGGGGGCACCAGACACCGAAATCCCAAGCGTCCCAGTCGAGATTACCGAGCAGGTATCCGTAAAGGAAGCCGATGTCCGCGGCGCGATCGAGTCGTTTCTCCTCAACCAACTACGGCCAACTATTCCGAGTGCACCCTGCAGACTTGCAAAGCGGGCCGGCACGGGCTCATCCGTACGATCGGCTACGGAAGCACCGCACCTCGCCGATGTCAAGGCGTTGATTGATCACACGGCTCTATGCGTACGGCGGCGAATGGCGCTGGTCACTCGCACTGAAAAGTGGTGGGAGCTCGCAACGTGCGGCATTGGACTGTCGCAGGTGCCCATTATTCAGTGGCGGAAGGACACCCACGCTGGAACCGTGAGGATTGTCCGCCTGCCGGACGGCGTGCACCTCCAAGTCCCGTGCGATCGTGCGGTTCGTGAGGACATTGTCGCGGCCGGGCGAAGGTTCCAACAGGTGGGACACCGGCAGCGCCACCGGGTGCGATAACCATGACGAGAGACCCCTCCCTCAACGGACTTTGGGAGTTGGTGCCATCCGGCGAGCGCCCCTTTCGCCCCGGCCACCTCTCGGGGCTGACGGAAGCGGCGCGATGCTATCTTGAGCACGCGATTGCCCCTGGCGCGTCGCTCGCGTCGGCAGTCCGCTTGCGGATGCACGGGGAGATGAAACTTGGGCGGTGGCGTCCATTTACGGCGGAGCAAGTCATTAATTGGGGCCAGGGAATGATATGGACCGCCACCGTACGCATGAACGGGATGCCTATTCGCGGATTCGACCGTCTCGTGAACGGCGAAGGCGCCATGCAGTGGAAATTGTTCGGGATTGTCCCCCTGATGAGGGCGTCCGGTCCCGACATTACTCGCTCAGCAACAGGCCGTATCATGGCAGAGTCGGTATGGTTGCCGTCCGTTCTCTGTGGCGAGGGCGTAACGTGGACGGCACAGGATGCCCTGCACCCTCGCGCCAGCCTGACGATCCATGGCGAAGCCGGAGAACTCTCGCTCACGATCGACCGCAACGGCAGGCTCAAGACCCTCACCCTTCCGCGCTGGAGCAACCCCGGGGGGCTTACGTTCGGGTATGTGGACTTCGGTGGCGTTGTTGAGGAAGAAAAGCAGTTCGGTATGTACACGATTCCGACTCGCTTGCGAGTTGGATACTACGTCGGGACCGACCGGTTTGAGTCGGACGGCGAGTTTTTTCGTGTTTCGATTGATGACGCGGCGTACCGATAACCGGCTCTGAAACGCAAAACAGTTCAGAGCAGCCCGCGTGCACTGCAGGGGCCTTCGGACACGCGGAGCGGACCCAATCAGAAGGTGCTCGGCGTTAAGATTTGATGGGAGAGGTCATAGGTGTTACGGGTGTGATACATTCACATGACGGCGACGACAAGATCCCGAACCACAATTACGGCAGGCGAGATGTCATGCAACAGCGTGGGAGGATGCGCGATGCGATATTTTCTACCAATCCTGCTGGTAGGCGGGGCGTTGACCATGAGTGCGTCTGGGGCACTCGCCACGTCGGGAGGCATGTCGTCAGGTGGTTCGGCCGGCGGCATGTCGGGAGGGGCCTCCGGCGGGAGTATGGGCGGCGGCGGCAAC comes from the bacterium genome and includes:
- a CDS encoding recombinase family protein, with protein sequence MRVALYARVSTSDKDQNPTTQLLPLREFAAAQGWTLAGEFVDRASATDLRGRTQWQAVLQAASRRKTDLVLVWKLDRAFRSVLHASTTLEDLRRWGIGLRSYTEPWADTTSPQGELVFNLLATFAQFERSLIAERVRAGMARAKQQGKRLGRPRAVNGEWTRVQPLIENGTMSRRKAARVLGVGRSTVGRLLAQKGNVNDTSKALV
- a CDS encoding DUF6544 family protein; this encodes MTRDPSLNGLWELVPSGERPFRPGHLSGLTEAARCYLEHAIAPGASLASAVRLRMHGEMKLGRWRPFTAEQVINWGQGMIWTATVRMNGMPIRGFDRLVNGEGAMQWKLFGIVPLMRASGPDITRSATGRIMAESVWLPSVLCGEGVTWTAQDALHPRASLTIHGEAGELSLTIDRNGRLKTLTLPRWSNPGGLTFGYVDFGGVVEEEKQFGMYTIPTRLRVGYYVGTDRFESDGEFFRVSIDDAAYR